CACTGGTTTAGCATGGGCGGCGAGGCTACTGAATTCTGGGAGGAGATTCATTATCAATAAATTGGTATTCAGCATTCAATTGTTACAAGCGTACGCAGCACATTTCGAAGACACACATACTCGtagaaaataaattcaagccagaaaaaaTACGAGCTTGCATTATTTAGTGTATAACAAAATTGATGGACGCTACTCAGGGAAAATTGCAAAAATCCTTGGCACGGTTCAAGGAAAGGTATGTTCTCACTACAATGGTTGCTCTAACAGGATAGAATCTCAAATGGATCTTATTATGAGGCTCAACAGACAATGAGGGCGATTATCAACAGACACGTCAATTCTGGAAATTATGGCTCGGCTGTTGAACTGCTCTACCAAAGTTCCAAAATTCTGATGGAGTTCAAGAGATACGACGAAGCATgtgatctccttctttaCATGATTGAAGTGtttgaaaaggaaaataaatCAGTGGATGAATTTAAAGCTCATGATCTCAGCAAATTGATCGAACTCATCAATGTTATTCCGGACGAGGATCCAAACATTCTGAACCTTGCCAAGGAAGTTTCTAAGTTTGCTGTGAAGAAGAGTGGGTCAGAAGGTggctttccagctctcAGCTTTGTCATTGGCTCTAAGCTGTACTACAGCGGTTCCGTGGACCAGATCAATGCTAGCGAGCACTACCTTCTCGTCAGTGGAACGCCTGAGAGTCTGCAGATGCTTGTCGACCTAGAATTTGGTGCATACTTGCTTGACCAGCCTAATACTTTCGGCACTTATCTTGCGAGAATGGTGATTCCATACGTTACTTTCGGTAACCTGAAGCTGGCAAGAAAGTCCGTCGTTGACATGATATCAAAGCTTAAAGAAAGCGATAGATCAGGCCTATTTTCCTTCCAACAGAGCGGCGATTTGCAAATTCTGGAACTGGGCACAGATACCGATCTACAAGATTGTTACGGGCTGGTGAATTTCCTACAATTGCTGATCGAGGTCTGCGAGCGTGCCAACAGCGAAAACGCTGCAAACTTCAAGTTGCTTGTAAACAGGTACTTCCAGTTGCTGGAAAGGAACAATCTGGCTCTCAAAGTGAATGCTATCGGGGAATCGTATTTCGGCGTCTCTATCGTGCAAAAAAGCGCAAACATGTTACAGGAGATGATGTCAGGGCTTTTGGGAGGTGGCAAATAAACCTAATAAGTGTCCTTTGCAGGCTCTTTGTCGAGCAACACGTTCGAGTGTTCATCAAACTTCACGTTCGTGCAGTCTTTACGAATCCGGGACTCGCCTAGCACCTCTGCTAGCTCATACCGCTTTGCCTTGAGAAGCTCATGCTTCGCTTCCTGATATGTGCACCACTTTCTACTCCGGTTCTCCATTTCAGGCCATTTGTCACACAGCTCTTGAATCTCCATCTCATAGAAATGAAACTCGCTTCGAGGTATCTTTTCGTTTTCGATCGTGGTTGGTATATTCTTAGAGTCCTTGCGATACCGTAGATCTTCAGCAACCGGTAGCTTGCCAAGTATCTTCCCCACAGCCCCCGCCTCTTCCCACGTCTCGCGAGAAGCTGTTTTGCGGAAGCTGTCGATCTCATCGGACTCAATTCCACCCTTAGGCAAAATCCAGCGGTCCTTGTGTTTGGCAGAGGAGATCATCAGCACCTTTGAGTGGTCGGGATTCAAAAC
This portion of the Ogataea parapolymorpha DL-1 chromosome IV, whole genome shotgun sequence genome encodes:
- a CDS encoding Polyphosphate phosphatase: MSLMPDKDSIYVDVEECNSADRATKFEKTLEAREGRKHQLFNKKTGARLVAGCVVLNPDHSKVLMISSAKHKDRWILPKGGIESDEIDSFRKTASRETWEEAGAVGKILGKLPVAEDLRYRKDSKNIPTTIENEKIPRSEFHFYEMEIQELCDKWPEMENRSRKWCTYQEAKHELLKAKRYELAEVLGESRIRKDCTNVKFDEHSNVLLDKEPAKDTY